The following coding sequences lie in one Streptomyces albofaciens JCM 4342 genomic window:
- a CDS encoding HAD family hydrolase, with the protein MIEAVVFDVGETLVRDDRYWHGWADWLSVPRHTLSALVGAVVAQGRDNADAVRLLRPDIDIAAEYRAREAAGQGEDLDETDLYPDVRPALVALREAGTRVLIAGNQTARAGELLRGLNLPADAIATSGEWGVAKPRPEFFEKVIGLAGTAPERILYVGDHPANDIVPAHAAGLRTAHVRRGPYGILWGTSAEADLADWRINGLDELAGIVAD; encoded by the coding sequence ATGATCGAAGCGGTGGTGTTCGATGTGGGGGAGACCCTGGTCCGGGACGACCGGTACTGGCACGGCTGGGCGGACTGGCTGAGCGTCCCCCGGCACACCCTTTCTGCTTTGGTGGGGGCGGTGGTCGCCCAGGGGCGGGACAATGCGGACGCCGTCCGCCTGCTGCGCCCCGATATCGACATTGCCGCCGAGTACAGGGCCCGCGAAGCGGCTGGACAGGGCGAGGATCTCGATGAGACGGACCTGTATCCGGATGTGCGGCCCGCTTTGGTGGCACTGCGTGAGGCCGGGACCAGAGTTCTGATCGCTGGGAATCAGACGGCTCGTGCAGGTGAACTGCTCCGTGGCCTGAATTTGCCGGCCGATGCCATCGCGACATCAGGGGAATGGGGCGTCGCCAAGCCGCGGCCCGAGTTCTTCGAAAAGGTCATTGGTCTTGCCGGTACTGCCCCGGAGCGCATTCTGTACGTAGGTGACCACCCTGCCAACGACATCGTTCCCGCTCACGCGGCCGGCCTGCGGACCGCTCATGTACGTCGTGGCCCGTACGGGATCTTGTGGGGAACGAGTGCGGAAGCGGATCTGGCCGACTGGCGGATCAACGGCTTGGACGAGCTGGCGGGTATCGTCGCAGATTGA